The genomic region ACATACCTCTGCTAAGACCCAGCAGTCAAGCATGTATCCACATACAAAtttactagatccagattttttattGGATGTTTACCaagttacacacactcataattaTCAGTTCCCTTAAACTGCCTTACTTTTTTTTCCCAATAAGATCTTTtaattattctcagagaaatcaatgaaaattcaccaaaattgaatgggttcttctctgacccatacTGCAACCAAGTTTCCTGGTAATCagttgtgtaatcctgttaactaccagacaaacaaacactgatggaAACATAATAAATAGGCTCACTGACAAAGTGAACAACATGTCCTGTGGTCTGTCACATTTTTGTGAGTGATCACACCGTGGCCCATACAAAACCACATTGGTAAAATAAGACTCATAGCTAATGGATTTGTTCTGCAGTTTCCTCATCAAGCCATAACCATCAGACAATGAAACAGCGTTTGGCCGCTTACCAAAATCATTGTTCGGCTGGACGTCTATAGACAGGTCAATGTCCAGAGGCTACTGAGTGACTGCAGCTAGTCGATTCCTCTCATGCTCATTCTGAAAGAATCGCTGTAGACCATATACTGTTTGTAAAGCTGGACAGCGtgtgtcctcttcctcccactatcccgaaatcaaatcaaaatctcCGGTATAAGAACgcagccatcttgcacatttggattCTGAGTCTGCGCTTAGCAATAGTGAGATGGAGCCACGCTAGTGAGTTCCCAAACACTCACTAGTCTCTCAACATTAAGGctacaaaagacaaaaaatgcAACACTGAAACTTGCTTGCATTCAAAAGTAGTATCTGTTGTAATGAATGAAGTGTAGCTGTTGAGTCCTGAAATAATTAAGTAAAAAATACTCGGTCTCATATTAGGACCAACATGCCCTCCAGAGCAGAAGAGAACTCTCAGCATTGTTCTGTCTGTTCATTCGATGTAGGATCTGTGCCTAAGTTATATAATATATGTGTTTCTGAAAACTCTGCTTTTCATTCCGTTTTCATTCATATCCGTGTTCATTTGTATGTTTCAGATTTCCTCAAGCGGCCATTGGAACAGTATGTCAGAAGACTTGAAGTCCCTGTCAGAGTGGTGAGGATGGATCAGCGCTCTGGACTCATCCGTGCTCGTCTCAAAGGAGCGTCCCTCTCCACTGGccaggtgtgtgcgtgtgcacacgTACATGCACAAACATGACATCCACCCCCCAGTGACCTGTTCTCCAGATGGTGTGTGCACTGCCGTGTTTGTCTGACGCCTTCTCTCCATGTGTCTAGGTTATAACCTTTCTGGACGCTCATTGTGAATGCACATTGGGGTGGCTGGAGCCTCTGCTCGCCCGTATCAAGCAAGAcaagtaagacacacacacaaacacacaggagatcTACACACCACTGGCaagcattaaaacaaaatcaataaacTATTGTTGAGCCTGTAGGGGGCTTGTCGTCGTGTTTATTTGATGCTTAATTACTTGTTGTCCGATTACTGCTTCCTTCAAGCTGGtactcaaaaacacacacacagacacacaaaacataagGTTTGAGAAGGTGTGATGAGTAATGGCTGAAGGTTACATCACGGCATATATTGTTGTTGTAGTGGATTTGGTCCCAGAGGTGCCACACCTTATAGATGAGCACTTAGTCGTAATTGATGACCACTCAACAGGCGTATGCAGTTGTGTTTGCGTGTGGGTGGGgtctgggttgtgtgtgtgtttgtatgtctgatgtgtttctgtttgctgTAGGAGAACGGTGGTGTGCCCCATCATCGACGTGATCAGCGACGACACGTTCGAGTACATGGCCGGTTCCGACATGACGTACGGAGGCTTCAACTGGAAGCTGAACTTCCGCTGGTACCCTGTGCCCCAGAGAGAGATGGACCGCCGCAAAGGAGACCGCACACTGCCTGTCAGGTTGGTGACACAGTTGGACGAGCCGGCCAGTGACACATAGGCGTTTTACTtgcagtatatgtgtgtgtcctccagctGAAGGGCAGCTGTTGAACCagccctctgacctctgctgggTCGGCAAAAAGAGAATTTGGCTGCAGGGATGAGGCCTGAGTCATGTCAGTGTCATAACCATGCACACATGATTGTACTCATTTGATGTCATTAAGCTATTTGAAATAACATCTGCTGGTAACTTTAGCGTCGCTGACAGCCATTCACAATTAACATGCGCAGCAGAATCGTACTTCaccattacattttcatcagAATGATAAAGTGCTCTGAGGATAAGATGAGAGACAAAATACAATGAACTTTCCTCTGTTGTTCAAGTCAAGATGATTAAGTGAGATTTTGTGTAATTCTTTTCCATGCACCATTTCTCATGGTCAGGCACTTGGAAGTAAAATCAAGAGCTTATTTCTGCTTGTCTATCATCTCTTCTTCCTGCCCTTGTTTCTAAGCACGCTAAGCGCTATTATTCAAGGTCACACACATAATACATCTTATGTAACACTCTTCTCCCGGTTTCACGGCTCTGCCTGACCATTTTTCCCCCCAAGGATGACTTGTAGGCGgcctaaaaaactaaaattggTTGTTTTGGTTGAAGAAATTAAGAAGTATTTTACACTTATGACACAATTTACATAAACACTGTCCTGTCGCGCAGCAGTTCCATGTTATTGGGAAACACTTACAAGCTATGTAAGCCACTGGTAAATCAGTAGACTATACTGGTGTTATTTCAACCTATCAAATTTGCGTTACTAATTAATTTTGCTGTTTAAAACTTATTAAAGGGACTGTTCTTCCTTGGCCAGTGCATAGGAAGCTATAGAACTGTCACACACTGAGAGGCCTCAAAGAGTGATGGTGCAGGAGGAAACTTCCGCAGCTCAACTGGTTATTATGGACTCGTCTACCTTGTAATTTGTAGAACTGTGAAAAAGTATGAGGTCACTTTTAAAGAGTCTCCTCATggcatgaaagaaaaaacacaaaaactatcCAAGGTCTAAGGAAAATCCTGCGAACATATTAATTGACCTTGTGGCCCTCTTCAGACCTGGTATCAGCATCTGTTTCCTGTGATCCTATCACAAGTACGTCACACCTGACTTTAAAATGTGTCTCTACACGTCTCTCCAGTGAACAGGGATCACGTTTCCCTCccctgctctatatgcaaataaacacagatatcAATTCTGTTCACAGAGACCAAATGATCGGGTCTGAGTACGTCTGAGGTGTGTTCACACCTGTACTTAAAGAGATGTCCACTTGCCATCAGATCGATTCCAGATCTGAATTTGGCCTTTGTCAGTTACAAACCTGAGAGAAATTACCAGAAGCATCAACTGGGAACAACTAGAAAAGCCTGGATCCCCCTGGTTTTCCAGATCCGCTCCAAAATTGAATCAGTTCCTTCTTGGGTCATGCCCCAAATGgctttgaaaacaaaacctccttaacaaatgtaaaaaacacatgcaagtctACCATTAAGAAGAACTACAGTTTTACGCTCTCAgcataaaataacattttgtgtATATCTTCTGTCCCTTTCTTTATTTGATGTCGCAGAGTTTGTGCTTATTTAAATGTCAAAGTGTGCTTTCTAAGCAATAAACTGTGTTTTAAGTGCTAAAGCTTCCTGTTTATATAGAGGTCTTTAATTAAAGATTGTTGCTGTGACACGACATAGCATTGGTCCACTGTAAATGCTTTTtttgctttattattattatgtgctTCAGTTGTGTCAAAAGAGTGATTTAATTAGAAGTTGAGTTCGAGCTTTGAAATGTAACGGTGCAaagaaaatatttgttattatcCACTTCTCTGTTTCTTATTATTTCTGACTCTCCGCTAAATACTGCAAACAAACCAGGACCTTGCATGCTCTCAGGATGTGTTTGATCTTCGTCTTTGTTTGTATGCACGGTATCATGTGTTGATATGTGAACTTAGTTGTTAAATGAAAGTAAAGTCAGGCAGCAGGGAAAACAAACCAAATCAGTTTACAAGGCAGAGATAAAAGAAGGACATAAACACTGACACGGCCATCACAAccacagagcagaagaggaCTAAATGGGGGAAAGCAGAGAGCAGGGCGTGTGAGCTGGGAAATTTAAAACTCCGATGGGATCTGTTGGTACAGTGTGACCTTTAGAAAACAAGCCACATGTGAATTAAGTGGCACTGACTCACCTCAATCTTGGTTTACACtgctctcctgtgtctcctcaggACTCCCACCATGGCAGGCGGCTTGTTCTCCATAGACCGGGACTATTTCCAGGAGATCGGCACGTATGACGCAGGCATGGACATCTGGGGTGGAGAGAACCTGGAAATCTCTTTCAGAGTGAGTGAACACACCCGCTGCCAATAGACATGACGGTATTCTTCCATTCACTGGCAGGCGTCCAGGAGAGTCGGCTCAGagtcccaaacacacacattacacttGAGTTGGACTGCTCGCTGACTTAATTGGTGACTTGACTAATTCTTTGTCAGGCGTCATCCTGACTGGCTCTCAGTCAGACTTATTTAGGCTGTCACAACACGGACACGACCAATCAGTGTCTTCCATCCTCCCAGCAGAGCTCACTGATCAGCCCATTCAGTGATCAGGCCTCTCAGTGTGCGTACAGTAAACGATATGTGTTTTGTTCTTCACAGATCTGGCAGTGCGGTGGGACGCTGGAAATTGTCACGTGCTCTCATGTGGGTCACGTGTTCAGAAAGGCGACGCCCTACACGTTTCCCGGGGGAACGGGACAGATCATCAACAAGAACAACCGGCGCCTGGCAGAAGTGTGGATGGATGAATTTAAAAACTTCTTCTACATCATCTCCCCTGGTGAGTtgggccatgtgtgtgtgtatttgtgtgttgtgcgtgtaTGTGCTCATGTGTGGAGGTTAATCTCTGTGGCAGGTATGATCTATCCATTAACCCAGTGACAGTGTGATATTGCAGTTGCGACCCAGCAGTGCAGGACAGGGGGCGGCGAGTAATTTCATGCTACGAAGCCGCTATTAACTCGCAcaatcactcactcacacacatatacagaatACAGAATATTTTTAGATGTGTTAGTAACACTCTCACAAACTCTAACGCATCCGTTGTGTAAATCGGCTGGTTTGGGGGAACCCATCAAACAAAActcattttttaaacataacttTTAACGAGAaactgttcttttatttttcatacaaaAGTTCGGGTTGTCCATTTGTCTGTCCATCCAATTCTCATGCGTGCAATTTCTTCACATTTGGCTTTAACATTCATTGGCCTTCTATAAAAGTCGATTAGATGCTCATTAGATTTCTGCTGGAGTTCCACTTATGTCTCTTTCAAACACTTCATGTTCTGAGAAGTGAGGTCTGAAATCCAATGAtattttgattgtgtgtgtcacatAATAATGTGGCCTTTACCAATGACACTCTTTAGATAAGCCTTAAAAGgacctttgtgtttgttgtgtgtctgtccaggTGTGACCAAAGTGGACTATGGTGACATCACATCTCGCAGTGCTCTGAGACAAAAACTCCAATGTAAACCATTCAGCTGGTACCTGGAGAACGTCTACCCCGACTCCCAGATCCCCAGACACTACTACTCCCTGggagaggtacacacacacaaacatacacacacacacaatcgagACCCTTTCATTTATTGTAATACAGACAGTTATAGATTGATCTTTGACTAGTCTGAAATCCAATAGGAAAACATAAATAACTGTGAATTACATATGTTCAGGTTCCTCACTgtggttgtgtatttgtttcagATCCGAAACGTGGAGACCAACCAGTGCCTGGACAACATGGCCcgcaaggagaacgagaaggtcgGCATTTTCAACTGCCACGGCATGGGAGGCAACCAggtaaaaacaataacacaaagaaacaacaacTGACACAAAATAAGAAATTAACCAATGTTTATGTTAACAGGAAAAGTCAGTCCAGGAAGTAATCATGAGAAAGAAGTGCTTGTAAAACTAATTTTGTATTAAAAGCTGTAATCTGTTGATGACGCAGGTGTTTTCCTACACGGCCAATAAGGAGATCAGGACTGACGACTTGTGTTTAGACGTGTCCAAGCTCAACGGACCCGTCATGATGCTCAAGTGTCACCACCTCAAGGGCAACCAGCTCTGGGAGTACGACCCTGCGGTGAGTGGAAGGAAACAGGAAAACTAACATGTTGGAATGCACGTTGGGAAATGATGATAAATTAtgtggtggagctgctggtggagctgctggtggagctgctggtagagctgctggtggagctgctggtgaagctgctggtggagctgctggtgaagCTGCTGGTGAAGCTACTGGTGGAGCTTCTGGGTTCATCTGATTGCCTATTTTATCTTCTGTGTTGCTTTCATTAGCATTGTTTTGACGGCTAGCGGGACACATAAACTCCGTTTGATGATCTTGTCTGCGACACGCCCACCATCAAGCATGAACACAAAGCAAACAAGGTTTTCCCCAGTCACAAGGTCGTCTTCCAGTTGGATCAGAAAGTCCCTAATATTTGTAACAGTTAGTAATTGCTATTTCtattaaataaaaaggaataCTAATGGATTCCCTGTTGTCAACTGACTATAATGAGCCCTGTGTATTCCCAGTACACAAACTTTATGACAACACATATTTCAGACCAGCTGTCAGTTCAGTCAGTATTTATCGTCTTCACTTAGAGGGTAATATATTCTCGGTGACACATTACCCAGTCCAACCACAGCACAACTCACACTGAGAGCCAAAATGAGATGGTGTCAGAAAAACACAGCCGgggaaaaaatacattggaaTTATGATAGAAAATAAGAGTAAGATCCTTCTGTTTAGATTGTAGATTTATAAACATGCTTATGTGATGTGCTTCCCCTCTCACACACGTGCTCTGTGTTTCCTTCTGTGCAGAAGCTGACTCTGATCCACGTCAACAGTAACCAGTGTCTGGACAAGGCCAGCGAGGAGGACAGCCAGGTGCCCAGCGTCaaagactgcacacacacacgctcccaaCAGTGGCTGCTCCGCAACGTCACACTACCGGAGGTCTTctgaccacaaacacacaacacacagcagcccGGAGTAAGCGACGAGGGGAATGGACGTGTTTATTAAAGCGTGGGCACCGGTAGAGGAAAGACTTCCCACGAGGGGACgctggaggggaggaggacgGATTAGATGGTACTACCTCTGCCAGAGATCAGAGGGAGGAGTGTGTTCGACCCTCCTCCAAACGGGGAAGAGAGGAAAGACTCcttttacgttttattttgttgatttttataaaaagagattttaaccagagagacTCAATATGGGACTGCCTGATGGAGTGGAGGCTCTGCACTCACAGCTTCCCTGGACACAGCAGTCCACCCCTCAACTCATCACTTAAGGTTTACTGACTGCCTCTAATGAGCGAGTGTATGCACTtagttgtgtgtctgcctgcaCAGGTGTGTGTTCTCCGAGATGAATGTATGCTTTGAGTATTCCTGAATTCCTTGTtcattagttttcttttcttttttaatttaactttgtATTGGATTTTTGAAAATGAACTCTGGTGAACTCATATGAAGAAGAGTGCATGTGGACGTgagcgtgcgtgtgtatgtgtgagactGTCTTGTGCACGTGTCAGAGCCCCTCCTACAGACCTGCAGCAGTGTATGTCTCCCTCTGGTGTTAGTCCTCGGCATTTCATCCTAAAGACTGACACCTCCTCGCTGAGGAATTTTCCAAGGAACTGCatattttaaaaaaggaaacaaaaaaaaaacaggaggacAAACACGAGGACCCTACGTCTGCCACCTGCAGAGATCTAGTGATATAGAAAAAAAGATGTTTGTGATATCTTGAGATTTCTATGTCCCGTTTTTACATGGCTGTGTCTGTTTCTACGGTCCTGTGAGAGTCACAGAGCAGTAACCCtagtctgtctgtccgtctctgtTGTCTTTAACAGTGTTGAACATAGAGCTACcaggcacatacacacagaggacTCTGCATATGTAACTGATGTTCACTGCCTAATGTAGTGTGAAACATAGGAAACTCTCCCATAAGGCACTACatagtctctcacacacacacacacagagtaaacatATAGGAAAAAAGGCTTCACTAGCCTGAAACTATAATCCATTTTGGCATATCTTCTTCTCAATGACCTCTTGTAAAAAAACTACACTCCAAGGGCTTCTTCCCTCCAGCGGAGTGTGGATGGCTGCGTCAGTGCGGGTTTCATAACTAATCAGTCCATCAGCTCCCTGCTCTCCAGAACAAGCCGCTCTCAGAGTCCTCACTGTTGAACGACCAAGAGCCCGTAGCATAGGCTGACAGCAGATCAGCGTGCTTCTGTCGTACAAAAAGCTTGCTTCACAGAGCCGAGCCTCGGTTCTCTCCTGAGGACATATCTACAGTAGGAAATGAAGCCTGGGGCGCAGCGAGAGTATCAACACACGTCGCTTACACTTAATCAGGGACAGAATAACATTGTAGAGAGCAGAATGGAGTGAAAGTGTTTAACTGTGGATCACAAAGAgcacagcggcagcagcagatgaCATATCTTAATCCATAGCTACATATCTGTCTTTACAAGCTCACCCATAGTATTCCACTGTTCATATCTCTGTGAGGAGCCAAACAGGCTCCACAGTTTCATCAGTGCATCGTGTTTTCTTTAAACTTCCATCTGTATCGCTCCTGTGAGTCAGAGCAGGAGACTTCTTAAAGGTTTTAACCATTTCAGCTTCCTCCAGTGGAGGAAGAGTTTACACGCCGGACACGTCACTGGTTCATCTTTGTTGTGGACACGGTCGTGAGGAGGGTGTcgacagatttctttttttctttcatgtcaAAGCGAGTGAAGATGTGAACGGTTTCTGATTGtgacaccgggggggggggggggtataagaTGTTCAGGGGTCGGGGGGTTTGCAGCTGACTGACATGTCCAGGCTTCCACACTGAGCTGATCCAAATGTAGAAAATAAAGGTGAAAAGTTTACAGTACGATACGAGTAGCATGTTGATTTCTGCCTTTGTCTGTTCACATgttgataaaacacagaaacaaacacaggtcGCTAAACATCACCCTGATGCAGGGACATGAATCTgttaacaaaacatttagatcagtttcattttaatttaagcTTCACTCTAGTATTTAGTACAATATCAACTCCATTCTGCTCATACTCTTTCTGTCATAACCAGTGTATGATTGACTACGGGCTCGGGCCTGTTAGCGCTACAACATAGCCCtagtttaatttgacatttaattTTGATAATCTAATATAAGAATATATATTGACACGGCTGATGAGTAGATGTGTTTCATATTTAATTCTAAACTTTAAAGTCAGATTTGTGGCTTTTTGAGGAATTCTGTTTAAAAAGCCAAGAAGAAGAGCCATCCTCAGGATCCTGAGCTGTGACCAGTGCTGCATGTTGAAGGGAAAGATCAAATGAATCTGTTTTATCTCCTCAGTGAGAATCACATCACAGCAGGTGAGTCTGAGCACAAACCAGAactgttctcctcctctttattcCTTCACTCGGAGCAGTGTGAAGGTGACGGAGTCTGGGCGGCGGAGGAATGACTACATGTTTTGTGGAGAGTGGATTATTCCAACTCCTCCGCTTGATCTGTTGAATTATTCATTTGTCTGGATTAGGCCCGACGAGAGCCATCAGGAGGACACATTAGACAACAGTGCTTTGCATGCAGATTCCGTAAGGttacattttgatgtatttgttttctgaaaGCGTCTCCTGTCCAGTAAATGAGGTTTTATACTAACACAGCTTCTTGTTGTAGACGACCAGTGATTCCAGCTGAAATAAGACAAAACAGAAGACGTATCagactctgtgttgtgttgctgagaTGATGGGATGTAAATCTGCAGAGTGTGaacctcatcctcttcctctcgctgGTCCTGGGTGAAGATGAATCTGCCGTGTGGATTCAGAGAAAGTCTCCTTCAAGGAGAGGCCTCCCTCCGAT from Pleuronectes platessa chromosome 10, fPlePla1.1, whole genome shotgun sequence harbors:
- the galnt1 gene encoding polypeptide N-acetylgalactosaminyltransferase 1, whose protein sequence is MRRFAYCKVVLATSLVWVMLDMFILLYFSECNKCDDKKERGLPGRDHTLTRPRDGPGEGGKPVVIPKDNQEKMKEMFKINQFNLMASEMIALNRSLPDVRLEGCKNKLYPDNLPRTSVVIVFHNEAWSTLLRTVHSVIDRSPHTLLEEIVLVDDASERDFLKRPLEQYVRRLEVPVRVVRMDQRSGLIRARLKGASLSTGQVITFLDAHCECTLGWLEPLLARIKQDKRTVVCPIIDVISDDTFEYMAGSDMTYGGFNWKLNFRWYPVPQREMDRRKGDRTLPVRTPTMAGGLFSIDRDYFQEIGTYDAGMDIWGGENLEISFRIWQCGGTLEIVTCSHVGHVFRKATPYTFPGGTGQIINKNNRRLAEVWMDEFKNFFYIISPGVTKVDYGDITSRSALRQKLQCKPFSWYLENVYPDSQIPRHYYSLGEIRNVETNQCLDNMARKENEKVGIFNCHGMGGNQVFSYTANKEIRTDDLCLDVSKLNGPVMMLKCHHLKGNQLWEYDPAKLTLIHVNSNQCLDKASEEDSQVPSVKDCTHTRSQQWLLRNVTLPEVF